The genomic interval CCGGCTGTTGTTGTTAAGCCAAGCGTTGAATTAGTGAAGGGTGAGAACAGACTTGGCCCATGGTTTGTTGACGTCACTGATGATTCCATTGACGTAAGTGTAAATAACATGAAGGTAACCTTAAGGTTTAGCTACAGTAATGATCAAATAATAGTGAGGGGTAACTTAGGCCTTAATGATGTTGTTTATGGACTTGGCGAAAAGGCGCTGCCGCTTAATAGGAAGAGATTTAGGGTGACAATGTGGAATACCGATGCCTATGGGTATAGGTATGGTTCAGATCCACTATACGTGTCAATACCATTCTTCATAGTTGCTAATAAGAATGGTGGAATAGGTCATTTTGCCGACTCCACAGCTAAGATAATAATTGACCTTGGTGCTGAGAGGGAGAATGAATTCACTGTTATTGTGAATGATTATCAACTGGATTACTATGTTATTAGGGGACCTAGACCTAGAGATGTTGTTACCAGGTTCATTAACTTAACAGGTAAGCCTACTTTAATGCCTAAATGGGCGCTTAGGCACCAGCAGAGTAGGTATAGTTATTACCCTCAGGATAGGGTTATTGAGGTTATTAAGAGCTTTAAGGAAAAGGGACTGGATAATGCTGCAGTTTACCTTGACATACATTACATGGATAACTACAGGATATTCACTTGGAATAAGGACAGGTTCCCTAACCCCAGTGACCTAGCTAAAAATGCTCATGAACTTGGCGTTAAATTAATCACTATAGTGGACCCATATGTTAAAGTAGATCCAGGCTACCAAGTGTTTAGAGAGGGTATTAATGGTAATTACCTATCGCTTGATGATGATGGTGGATTATCCATAGTTCAAGGATGGCCAGGTAAATCAGCATTACCGGACTTCTTCAATAAAGAGACTAGGGAGTGGTGGGCTGGTTTAATTGAACGTTGGGTTAAGGAGTATGGGATTGATGGGATTTGGCTCGACATGAATGAACCAGCGGCCTTCGATCATCCTAACCACACTGTTTCAAGTAAAGTGATAACGCACAGGCTTGATGATGGTTCAAGGATACCTCACGATTTCCTTCATAATGCATATGCGCTATATGAGGCTATGGCTACCTATGATGGTTTAATTAAGGCTGGTAAGAGGCCATTCGTACTGTCTAGGGCTGGGTACGCTGGAATTCAGAGGTATGCAGCTGTATGGACTGGCGATAATACTAGTAATTGGGAACACTTGAAACTGCAACTACAGATACTACTGGGCTTAAGCATGTCCGGTGTTACATTCATAGGGGCTGATGTAGGTGGCTTTGCTAAGTATGTCCCAGGAAGTGGTGGAAGCATGTTATTTACTCTAAGCCCTGAACTACTTGTTAGGTGGTATGAGTGGGCTATTTTCTTCCCATTGTTGAGGAACCATACTTCAATTGGTTCACCAGATCAGGAACCATGGGCTTTTGGGCCAAGGACCCTTGAATTAATTAGGGACCTCCTAAGACTCAGGGTTAAATTAATCCCATACCTGTATTCACTAATGTGGATTAGCCATATTGAGGGTGAACCAATAGTTAGGCCCCTTATTTACGAGTATCCTGATGATGAGGAGGTTCTTAACATTGATGATGAATTCATGGTTGGTCCCTTCATGTTGATAGCGCCAGTGTTAACCAGTGGGAACGTTAGGGAAGTTTACTTACCTGATGGGGAATGGGTTAACATGTGGACTGGGGAAGTACTAGGTAAAGGATTCCACATAATTGATGCGCCACTCGGTAAACCACCGGTGTTTCTTAGGAAGGGTTCACTCGTACCTATACAGGAGACTCAGGGTGTCTTAGGTATATTAACGGTGTTAGGTGATGGGGAGTTCAAGGTTTATGATGATGATGGGGAATCACCAACACCCACACCATCGATATTAGGCCTAAGGGTTAGTGGTGAATCAGTTACAATAGATAATTGGGTTAATCCAACGCCTCAATCACCCTCATCAATACTGCTTGAGGTTTACGTTAGCAAGGAACCAAGTAGCGTAACCATTAATGATACTGAAGTCGCCAAGGCTAAGTTTACTATGGAACCTGGACCACCATCATGGTACATGGATAAACTACTCTACGTTAGGACGATGACTGGGAGTAGGGTTAGAATAATTAACTAAGTAACCTTAGTCCTATGGATCCTGACCACAATCATGAATGCTACTATTGCTATAATTAAAGCCAGGGCTAGGTAATCAATGTACTTTGATATTAATGTTAACCCAGTCTCCCAGGCAGGGCCTAGGCTGAGGCCAATGTAGATTAATACTATGTTCCATATTGTTGAACCTATTATTGTGTAAACCATGAATAACCACACGTTCATCCTGGCTACTCCAGCAGGTATGGATATTAGAGCCCTAATGCCAGGTATGAATTTAGCTAACACTACAGATATACCGCCATATTTATTAAACCATTGTTCTGCGGCATCTAAGTGCTTCTTACTTATGCCAACATATCTGCCCAGCTTAAGGACAATACTATAACCAATGTAGTAGCTTAACAAGTATAGTATTAATGATCCCACTAAGCTGGCTATTGTTGAATCAATGAGCGCAGGTATTAAGCTAAGGTGCCCAATGTAAATTAAGTACCCTGTGAATGGTAATATGACTTCGCTTGGTATAGGTAGTGATAGGGATTCTAAAACCATGAGGATGAATAGCCCTACGTAACCCATGTTCTCCATTACGAATATTACATTTACCAGGGACTGTAAAACCACGGGTGAGCTTAATATTGTGCTTTTTAAATGTTGCTTTATTGGTAATATGTCTTGGATGTATTTATTTACTTACCTTTCGTTAAGTCTCTTAGTCATCTTTAAAATTGCATTAATTCTGCTTAATGTAGTTGGGTGGCTAAGGAAGATACGTTTAACCAGTGATGAATGTATTGACGGGTAGGTCACCTTAACTAAGGCTGTAGCTAATGATTCCTTATAACCACTACTTAATGCGTATAGGTCGGCCTTGGTCTCATTAATCCTACTTAAGGCAAGTGAAGTTACTACTGCCAGCAATGCTATTAATGTGTAAGCGGTTATAGTCACTATGGTTAATCCAGCCCTTGGTATTACATAGAGTAGCATCATTGCTGAGGTTAAGGAGTAGGCTACCGACGCCGCTAACGCCTTGTAAGTATCCTTATTGACTATGTGGCCTAATTCATGGTGAATCACCGCTTTTAACTCATCCTCATTAAGACACGCCACTAATTTAGTACTAACTACGATTACTTTATTAATAAGGTTCAACGAAACAGCATTACATTCAGGGGATGGAACCAGGTAAACGTTGACTCCTTTAATTGAAGGTACTAACACTCTCTCAATGCTAATGTTAAGTATCATTGAACCACCAATAGCTCTTAATCCTGATATTAATAATGCTAACTGATTCTTACTAATGCTTCTAATTGATGAAGCATAGGATATTAGCCTAGTAAGCGTGTCCTCAGGTACATCGATTGGTAATGTTGCCGTTACTTTAATTATGCTTGAGCCATTAACCCTTAGTTTAATCATACGTAGGAAGGAAACGTACGTGTAAGCTATATTAGTTAACAGTACCTGTGCTATAACAACTGTTAAGGTTAGTAATATGCCGTATTTAGTAAGTAGGAGGAATATGATTAAGGTTAGTATTGATGATGTGATGAATGATACTGCTGGATTCATTGTGATTGATGAACTAGGCCTAGTGGGTATCTTAACGTATTCTTCACCCTCATCCCTAAATAACATGACTAACTTTTTACCATTTCCAATAACCGTGTCCCTTAACATGATTTTACTGAACTCCTCAGCCTTTCTCCAATCACCGCGTATTCTAAGGGATCCATTAGTAACGGCTAAGTAGAACCTGGTGAAGTAAGCCTCAATACTAATGTCTGAGTTCAACGAATAAACAACGTAAAGTAGGCCATTACCATTCTTTTCGGCATTAGTGTTGAGGCTCCTCACTATGTCAGATACCTTAATTGAACCAAGCTTCATTAATGAGTCAAGTAGCTTACTGTACGCTCGCATTTACTAAGATACTGACGGAAGCCTTTTTAACTTGAACAGTCAAACATAATTAACGTGACACTGACGTATTACTGTACGTCAGTGTATTATCACTCAACTGCTATAAGGGGTTAAGGTATCCAGGTTAACTTATGGCTAGTGTTAAATTAATACGAGAAACCAGAATGAAGGTAACAACCCACAATAAGGCAGTACACATGAAGATAAGTGTGGTCACTAAGCTTAAGGAGTACGCATCCTCCTCTAAGGGAAACCTCATAACGGTTAGGCCAAGTAAGATAGCCCAAGAGATAAACACCGTAGGGAGGGTAACCAGGGCTGATGGGGTTGTTATAAGGAATTTCCTGGAGCAGTTAGTTGAGAGGGGGTACATGGAGGTTATTAAGAGGAGCGCTAGGGGTAAGGTATACGGAATACGAAAGGGGGGTGAATTCTGGAAGCTCTTAATGTCCCATAATCCTGAAGACATTCTTGACTTAGTAAACATAGAGGAGTAGAATCCTAAGTCTACAGCCGTAAAATATACGCAGATTCAAGTTTTTAAGCAACATGAACTACACCCTTCAAGTGAAGATGACGGGATGAACTGAATAGTGATGAGAACCCGGGCCTGAGATTGTCCTAATACTGCTATTAGCTAATAATGGTTTAATAATATGAAGTAGTACTTTTATTCTACATTTATGCTTAAATAATTAATAATATAAATGCTTAGTTTCACTGTAAAAATAACGAATAACGCATTAATGTTTAAAAACTCGGCATGTTAAGGTAAGTCTAATGGGCAAAATGTATGATGTGCTTATTGTTGGTGCTGGCACAGCAGGTTCATATGCAGCCTACCTAATGGCCAAGCAGGGATTAAGTGTAGCGTTAGTAGAGCGCAAGAGGGCTGAGGATGTTTTTAAAGTAACTGGCGATGCTATTGGGAAGCATCATATTGATGAGTTAACGAGAGCAGGTTTAAGCATCAGTGAGGATGTATTCATGATTAGGTACGAGGGTGCTGAATTATATAGCCCAGACTTAAGTGTTAAGTACTTTGTGGCAGGTGAGGGTTTCGGCTTAGATATTAGTAAGTGGGCTCAGTGGCTCATTAATATTGCCAATAATAGTGGTGCAGACATAATAGATAAGCACACAGTCTCAGCGCCAATAATCGAGGGGGGCTTTGTTAGGGGTGTTAAGGCAAGTAGGAGTGATGGGACCCAGGTTGAATTGAGGGCTAAGGTTACCGTAGATGCCTCAGGCGCCACTGGGGTTGTAAGAACCAAGTTACCTCCCCAATATAGGATTAGTGAACCACTACTACCTGAGGACGCCTCCTACGCCTATAGGGAGATTATTGAGGTTGATTATAGTATACCTAATCCGCAGAACATAAGGATATACCTTGATAACAACATATCGCCAGGTGGCTATTGGTGGTTTTTCCCCAAGTCAAATAGGGTTGCTAATGTGGGTTTAGGTATCTGGGGTAAGTTGGTTAAGGAAAACGGCTTAAACCCCAGGGTTAACTATGAGAGGTATCTAGTACCCTCACCCTATGTTAAGGGTAGGAAAATACTGCATGCTGGTGGTGGGATAGTGCCAACGAGGAGGCCACTAGCTAGTATGGTTGGTCCAGGGATTGTTGCAGTGGGGGATGCCGCAGTGGCGGTTAACCCAATTCACGGTGGTGGTATTGGACCCGCATTATTATCCTCAGAATTAGCCTCCAAAGCCATAGTTGAGGCCTTAGAGAAGGGTGACGTCTCGGAAACTGGCCTATGGAGGTATAACTTGGATTATCTAAATGCATACGGCATTAAGCAGGCTCAACTAGATGTATTTAGGCTAATGCTACAGACCCTTACTAATGAACAATTAAATAGGGGATTAAGGGCTAGGATACTTACTGAAGATGAAGTCTTGAAGATGTCAATAAGCGGTAACCTTGACTTAAGTAGTGGTAAGAAGGTGATCATGGCACTTAGGTTGCTTAAAGTCCCTGATGTAGCTAGAAAATTATCATTAGCATTAAGGTACATGAATGAAATCAGGAAAATATACGTCAATTACCCAAACAACCCCAGTGACTTAAATAACTGGTTGGTGGCGTTAATAGCTAAGTACAATGAGTATAGGCTTAAACTTAAACTACCCTTAATGACCATTTAGGTGATTTAATGGATCCAAGGGATCAATTAGTTAAGTACTTTGTTGAGTCATATAATAAGGGATTAAACACACTAATGGGTGGTAATGCAAGCATTAGAATTAATGACGAAGT from Caldivirga sp. carries:
- a CDS encoding glycoside hydrolase family 31 protein → MEFSMKVSMINDDALRISVIRNGSKYRESPAVVVKPSVELVKGENRLGPWFVDVTDDSIDVSVNNMKVTLRFSYSNDQIIVRGNLGLNDVVYGLGEKALPLNRKRFRVTMWNTDAYGYRYGSDPLYVSIPFFIVANKNGGIGHFADSTAKIIIDLGAERENEFTVIVNDYQLDYYVIRGPRPRDVVTRFINLTGKPTLMPKWALRHQQSRYSYYPQDRVIEVIKSFKEKGLDNAAVYLDIHYMDNYRIFTWNKDRFPNPSDLAKNAHELGVKLITIVDPYVKVDPGYQVFREGINGNYLSLDDDGGLSIVQGWPGKSALPDFFNKETREWWAGLIERWVKEYGIDGIWLDMNEPAAFDHPNHTVSSKVITHRLDDGSRIPHDFLHNAYALYEAMATYDGLIKAGKRPFVLSRAGYAGIQRYAAVWTGDNTSNWEHLKLQLQILLGLSMSGVTFIGADVGGFAKYVPGSGGSMLFTLSPELLVRWYEWAIFFPLLRNHTSIGSPDQEPWAFGPRTLELIRDLLRLRVKLIPYLYSLMWISHIEGEPIVRPLIYEYPDDEEVLNIDDEFMVGPFMLIAPVLTSGNVREVYLPDGEWVNMWTGEVLGKGFHIIDAPLGKPPVFLRKGSLVPIQETQGVLGILTVLGDGEFKVYDDDGESPTPTPSILGLRVSGESVTIDNWVNPTPQSPSSILLEVYVSKEPSSVTINDTEVAKAKFTMEPGPPSWYMDKLLYVRTMTGSRVRIIN
- a CDS encoding M48 family metallopeptidase, whose translation is MRAYSKLLDSLMKLGSIKVSDIVRSLNTNAEKNGNGLLYVVYSLNSDISIEAYFTRFYLAVTNGSLRIRGDWRKAEEFSKIMLRDTVIGNGKKLVMLFRDEGEEYVKIPTRPSSSITMNPAVSFITSSILTLIIFLLLTKYGILLTLTVVIAQVLLTNIAYTYVSFLRMIKLRVNGSSIIKVTATLPIDVPEDTLTRLISYASSIRSISKNQLALLISGLRAIGGSMILNISIERVLVPSIKGVNVYLVPSPECNAVSLNLINKVIVVSTKLVACLNEDELKAVIHHELGHIVNKDTYKALAASVAYSLTSAMMLLYVIPRAGLTIVTITAYTLIALLAVVTSLALSRINETKADLYALSSGYKESLATALVKVTYPSIHSSLVKRIFLSHPTTLSRINAILKMTKRLNER
- a CDS encoding DedA family protein produces the protein MVLQSLVNVIFVMENMGYVGLFILMVLESLSLPIPSEVILPFTGYLIYIGHLSLIPALIDSTIASLVGSLILYLLSYYIGYSIVLKLGRYVGISKKHLDAAEQWFNKYGGISVVLAKFIPGIRALISIPAGVARMNVWLFMVYTIIGSTIWNIVLIYIGLSLGPAWETGLTLISKYIDYLALALIIAIVAFMIVVRIHRTKVT
- a CDS encoding DNA-binding protein; its protein translation is MASVKLIRETRMKVTTHNKAVHMKISVVTKLKEYASSSKGNLITVRPSKIAQEINTVGRVTRADGVVIRNFLEQLVERGYMEVIKRSARGKVYGIRKGGEFWKLLMSHNPEDILDLVNIEE
- a CDS encoding digeranylgeranylglycerophospholipid reductase yields the protein MGKMYDVLIVGAGTAGSYAAYLMAKQGLSVALVERKRAEDVFKVTGDAIGKHHIDELTRAGLSISEDVFMIRYEGAELYSPDLSVKYFVAGEGFGLDISKWAQWLINIANNSGADIIDKHTVSAPIIEGGFVRGVKASRSDGTQVELRAKVTVDASGATGVVRTKLPPQYRISEPLLPEDASYAYREIIEVDYSIPNPQNIRIYLDNNISPGGYWWFFPKSNRVANVGLGIWGKLVKENGLNPRVNYERYLVPSPYVKGRKILHAGGGIVPTRRPLASMVGPGIVAVGDAAVAVNPIHGGGIGPALLSSELASKAIVEALEKGDVSETGLWRYNLDYLNAYGIKQAQLDVFRLMLQTLTNEQLNRGLRARILTEDEVLKMSISGNLDLSSGKKVIMALRLLKVPDVARKLSLALRYMNEIRKIYVNYPNNPSDLNNWLVALIAKYNEYRLKLKLPLMTI